In Helicoverpa armigera isolate CAAS_96S chromosome 17, ASM3070526v1, whole genome shotgun sequence, the sequence tgtaaagcCAATGTAGTGCGATTAAGGTGTACGTGGAATGGAATTCAGTTCGCCGTCCGATAAAGGCCAGACCAGGCCTAGTTCGAGTGGTCTGTTTTGTTCCAAGAGAGCCTCAAAGATTTGTCAGCATCGACCTGcatgattaaaattttaatattagaagTACCTAGTTATTCGAAGTAGTTCTCCATGGAAATGGACTGGAACGCGGAAACAGCACCTTTGTAAAACAAATTCATAGTTATTAGAGAGCCTGGCTGGAAAATCGAAATTCTTGGTTATATAactcataaaaacaaacaatagtaTCTAAATCCACAAAATAATGCTGTAAAACACATTAGTCTGATTGCCATCTGATAATGTCATTCGTGTATCATCTGTACAAGATAATCTGAAGGCAGTTTTTTGGAggttctttatttgttttgaatgaAGCTGATAATAATCTTAAATGGTGTCATTTACTGTGTATATTCACGTTATGATGGCTTATGATTAGGGACCtattatgaatatttctttCCTCGGTTATCAGAAGTCTTCTTAAATCTCAATAATCATTAGCTATAGTAACCGATACATTACCATCGAAGCGAAGCAAATCTTTAACATACCCAATTATGTTTTTCCGATATAAATAAGCAGTCTGCTTTTAAAGCAAGCACCTATAATGAATTCATAAATCAGAGACATTCTAGAAATTACATCAACAGTTTAACgtgagaaaataaaactaattgttGATTGTAAGTATCGTAATCACTGTATTTTCGCTTTAAAAGCACTAAATGACAAAACTGTGACCAATTTAGGTGTTActttataacaaaagaaataatcatggacaaatacaaaattaaacggACAAAACAACAGACTAGCGTCTGTACCGTTCGTGACTCTTTCGGTTACTCGACTAAACTTGCGCTCGCGgcccggcggcggcggtggcgcaGACCGAGCGGCCGCCGGCCTTGATGCGGGCGTAGAAGAGTGCGACAAGATACGTTATACATAAATGAGAGAGAGATAGGCAGATGCTACACGGAGCCGTCATGCGTAAAGCGAGCTGGCAACTTGTTTCGCGTGGTGCGATGAGGTAGCCTTGACGGCGGCGGCGAACCTGTACGAACCTGTTCCCGCGCTACATCCTCCCCCTCTAAGTCACTAGACCGACCCGGTGGTGACTTAGGACTACTCCTTACCCTGGTAACAGCCAGTTCGGACTCCCCTACACATGGAGTGAGTAAGCCGGTATGGTACCTTCCCTTACCTCGAACCGGGCCGTGTACTATCTCACAGTTAGTAGGAGAAAATACTCGGCTAACCTTAAATGGGCCTAAGCGACGCGGAGTACGTTTCCTTACTTGACCTGGGGAGTGGGTGGTTTCCTGAATATCGTGCTGCTCCTCACGAAGTACATCTGACGTACGATGAGATGTGTCCGCAAAAACAGGTAAAAAATCACGTGATCCCTCTATTTTCGGAACAGGCAGCACAGGAACCAAAGACCCGGCGACGCCGTTCTTCTTCCCGGTTCGATGCTGGTACGATGCTCTGCACGAACAATTCTTGTGTTCTGTGGAATTAACCTGTACGAGGGACTGCCCTTGGCGCTCCCCCGTTGTCGATGTGATGCAGCGCCACAGCCGTTGGCGCTCCCCTTGTGTGAAGCTGTTTCTCCTCGCTGAAGACGAAAGGACTTCTTTCTCGACGCAGATAATTTAGTTCTCTCCTCCTCACGAAGGGCTACAAAAGAATAAGTTACAGGAGAAACGCCTTTCTCGAAGTCCAACGGGAAGTACCTATGACCTAAAGAAAACCTATTCCGGCAAAAGTCAAGTACCATCCCAGCGTCTCGGATGAAATTCATGCCTAAGAGAGTCAGTGGCACCAGGTAAAACTACAAACATCGTCCGTATGACGACTCCTTGCAGCTCTACATCGACAGATACAGTTTCCACCTTTTTCTTACAAACAGAGCCATTAGCTAACTTACAATCTAAAGAAGTGTTaactaaattaacatttttagctACTAAAACCTTTCTTAATCTATCACTAGCTATAGACAATTGAGCACCAGTGTCTACTATAACACGACCACTACAACCACAAATCTTGACGTCGACTATGGGCCGCGCACGCGCATCAATCGGCGCAGTGCCCACTGCAGAAATCGACTGGAACGGTGTTGTCGTCGATGAATCATCTCCTCTCTTGCAGGTCCCACAATTCGACCTGATGACGCCCGGAGCCCCACAGCCAAAACATACAACAGGCGCTGCCTGCTTAGGTCCAGTCTCTACTGTAGGCCCTGGTGGGGTTGAGTTCTTCATCTGAATTTTCTTACACGACTCCTTGTCGTGGCCAAACTTTTTACAGTACCCACAACGAGGTCTATGCTTCGTAGTTGTATTGTCTGAGGAACTCGAACTTGTAGGTGTTGAAGACGACATCGGAGGTGAGCGAGCAGTCTCAACTGACTTGGGTGCAGTTGGAGCAGGTATTACCACGGGTCGCCCTTGAGTGGTGGTCTTATGGCCCTCCTCCAGGAGATCCTCTACTGCGCGCGCTTTTTCTAGTAATTCCGAAAAAGAGGAGAAAGATTGCCTGGAGACCTTCTCTCTTATTCGCCGATGCAGTAGGCCATAGACCATGTCCAATTGGACAGGGTTCTCTGGAAGCGTATTAGCTGGCAGCTGAGCTATCAGAGCTCTTGCTTTGCAGACGAATACGTCTGTCTTCTCATTATACTGTTCCACTCGGAACAATTCTCTATAAATCCTATGAGGCGGAAGACGGGGACCAAATGTCTGACGTAAGATATTAACTGCTTCTGTCCAGGACGTCACAGAATGCTTGACGCCCTGCCACCATGTGCCAGCCAACCCGGTGAGTAACATGGGAAGGCCTCGTAACGCAATATTGTCCTCGATGGAGACACATTCTTTATAGATTTCAATTGCGTCAATGAACGCAACAACGTCGGAGTTCTGAGCTCCGTCGAAACGAGCAGTGCATTTGGCGAAATTAGCATTATTGTTGTGAACTCCCATAGCGTTTGCAGTAGCGGGCGGGGTCGGAACTCGCAGCGCAGCTATCAACTGTTGTAGATGAAAATCCGTCATGGTGATTGTAGACGTAGACGACGGCGAGAACAGCTGTGTGGGTGCCTCATGCACCGAGGGTGACACAGGCTGTTGAGTCGCAGGTGGCGTCACATGGCCACTCTGAGCAGCGTCAGCGCCAGCAGGCGCCGAGTCAGAACGCTGTCCGGGACTATTCGCGCGAGATCTCGTTAGCACCATTTTTACGAAATTAAGCTTACACGCAACACGATATAATATAGTCTAAAATGCACTATCACGGTCCGACTATAGTACAcacaatgaataaataatgttcaaaagtcaataaaacataataatcaaaAGTCTTTAACAAAACGCACTACTACAACGTGTCCATAAAAGTAATTACTTATTGTGATAAAAAACTATAAGtccacaataataaaaataatgtcccAAACACAATTACAACACTAAATAGTCCTGAGTCCGACGGTAATAAGAAGGCACAAATAAAAGGTTTACTTCCCTTTACGGCAGCGGTGGCAGCGCGAGGTCTAAGATGCGCGCAGTCACAATGCAGCGCAGCCGCAGCGCTAAAGCGTCGGTATCTCGACAGCAACCCAACCGCGGGCTCCGTCGATGTGGTACCGCACAACCAACAAGGGTTGAACAAAACGGCTACCACACAAGACACCAACCGAACTACCGATATGCTCACTCGTCAATAAGAGTCACGTAAATGTCACAAAACACAGGTCACAGTTATAAAACGAAACACAGTCAATAGTCTATACACAAAACAATGTCTTTAATGTCCtaaactatatttacaataacttaCAGTCAACAATAAACTAACGTTAAAAAgttataagaatttaaaaacacttaTTAGGTCCACACAAATGTATTTACACAGTTTACAAGACCTAAACTCAGCACTAATACTAAATAAAGTCTTACGAACAGCAACAGTCTTAGGCGTTAGGTATCCTAGGTAATATAAAACACTAGAGTGAGAATTCGGCACGCACTTTCGCGAAATAAAGCCTAATACCTACAACGGTACACTTCACTTCTAGGTTCATCTAGGTCCAACACAAATCCTAAGTAGCTAATTACGTTCGGCCAGACGTTGGGCAGCCATTTTTAACgtgagaaaataaaactaattgttGATTGTAAGTATCGTAATCACTGTATTTTCGCTTTAAAAGCACTAAATGACAAAACTGTGACCAATTTAGGTGTTActttataacaaaagaaataatcatggacaaatacaaaattaaacggACAAAACAACAGACTAGCGTCTGTACCGTTCGTGACTCTTTCGGTTACTCGACTAAACTTGCGCTCGCGgcccggcggcggcggtggcgcaGACCGAGCGGCCGCCGGCCTTGATGCGGGCGTAGAAGAGTGCGACAAGATACGTTATACATAAATGAGAGAGAGATAGGCAGATGCTACACGGAGCCGTCATGCGTAAAGCGAGCTGGCAACTTGTTTCGCGTGGTGCGATGAGGTAGCCTTGACGGCGGCGGCGAACCTGTACGAACCTGTTCCCGCGCTACAACAGTAGGTAAATGCTATGTCTAGACAGTCAAGAAGTataatagcaaaaatatttatgagacgCACAGACACGTGTTGCGGTCAAACTTATAAACATCATTCTTTTTGCGTCGGAGGTTAATGATATATTTTCTCGTTGGTCTAACAAGCTGTTGCATAGCGCGGCTAATGTGCACGAAGTCTTGGCTTCCATTCCCGAATAAGGTCAAAATTGATTtgtaggttttagaaactttcacaaagcagtccgGAGCCTTGAAGTTGGTGACTTACATTAACTTACATACCAGTCCATCAGAGATCGTATAAATGTCGGTTCTGCGGCTGATTTCTTTCTTGTCGTTTCGGATTACCATCTCATTGGACTACAAGAGTGCAAGGGCTAGTGTGTGCACCTGTGCCTGCgcaaaatgcttgtgcactataatatgtcctgcgcagttggctaatatcctacatgagaacagtcgccgtagccgataatcagcaAGGAGGACATTCATTAATGATGTTTGTAAAATGAAGACTAACATTTTAGGTAAAGCTGCAATCTGGTGAAAACGGGACATTCCAAGGCACATTCACCGTGGACAAAACTATGTGCAACATGGCAGGATCTCTTCATGGAGGATACATAGCATCCGTCATTGATGTGCTGTCGTTTTACACACAACTCAGCAACACTGGTAGCAAACTATCCTGGACAACGGGCATGAatgttaagtaggtaatttttggttatactaatattgtaagtaatagtGAAAGATTAATAGTGTGACCGTGACTGATTGTGTTCTTACAATCGGCaataattttaatcttattACATATGGGTCAATATGAGAAACATCATCGTACGTACGCCTGATAAAACTGCGAAAAAGTAGTAATAATTTTCAGTGCATGCTGAATACTCTTATCAAatgtttaaattactttttaatttacaagtatttaattctttacAGTTACGTTGGAACAGCATTTGACGGTGACAACGTGAAAGTAGAGACCAAAACTCTGAAAGTCGGCAGTTCTTCGGTCGTGGAAACTTTCTTTCATAATGAAAAAGGAAATCTCTTAGCGAAAGGTACAACAACGTTTTTGGCAGGTCCTGACAAATATCAAAAGTTAATCAAACTCTTGCTCGATTTTGATGTGAGTGAAAACTAATTAAAAGAACAACAAGGAACTGTTTTCCTTGTAGGTACTGTTCTTTTTTGTTgtagatataatataaataaataatttcataatactATCCCCGGCACTCAGAGAcgatttaatgattacttacctaagtcactccttagtgacagattctcatagaaatccTGCTTTAAGGAAcagcttaagtaaccattaaatgtctctgagtgtgtccatgtGTATTGTCATATAATAGGCAAAAAACAAACGATGTTATTTACCCTTGATTCAAATAGTCATCCAAAGTTTTGTCTAAAAATACGTTTCCACATTATATTCTGTAAGAAATtgtataggtaatttaaatgtaggtacccaaaaattatagcaaaaagttgaataaaaatgttcgAAACGGTGAGTCATAACTAccatttcattaatattaatggtGATAGCAACCCTGAGAATattagtcttgattgattgtGTAACTTTCGTTAATTTCGctattaactttaatattatattattctagATGTATCAAgctgtaggtatacctacctattaaatgTAAATGATAAATAGCAGAAGCAGGTGcaaatttctttttatttatttaccctgATAATACCCACTCGCCGACAggacagtacctacctaatattaggGTTCTTGATATGCATGAAAAAACTGctgcaatttatttcaaaattatgcaaaatacCTTTTTATACCAATTTATTATCACGTCATCTAAAATATTTGTGGGGTCAGTATTGCATTTTACCCATTATTTTTCTTCCTCAAGCAAAAAAAATGATGCATATCATAGCTACAGCTACGCATACTACCACAGATTACCAAATAGTTACCACTACCACCACCTAGCGCTCAGTTAGCGGACGATTACCTACTATACCAGCATCAAGATATTTTATACTAACCTACCCCgatatttccatattttttgaATACCCACATAGGTATTTTTAGTACCTGATTATTTGTAACTTGTTGACAATGTACAGCGGTGGTATTTTCATTTTTGGCGCTAAAACGTTTGACAAAGAAAGGAGGCGGGATGCCATTTCTGCTTTGCCGTTGGAAATGtcttggaaaatattttcgtGAGTATACTGACGATAaaggccatattttattttttatgttttttgagatTATGGGAATTTTTCAATAtctttgtttttgaatttacatatttttttctcgaaCATGATTGGTTCATAACAAAGCCTTTTTCTAACActacctacgtaggtacttaggtacggAAGAAAACTTTATTATGCCTAATTATTTCCATGCAGTTATTTGGACGACACATCACTGCAAATTGCAACTCGCACGCACAAAACATGGGCGCGCATTATTatgtcaaacaaaaaattaaggaaTCGACTGAATAAATTCGAACTGGCAATTAAACTGGGTTCAACTAGCTTGGCGAAGTTCTatagaagaaataaaagaaaactgcGTGCCCAGAAGGGGAAAAATTATTTGCCTCTTTGCAAAACAACGGGTAAGtacctaagattttttttttatgattttgacctcttaaataattaaatggaaTTTAATTGATAAGTACATTATGTTCATAAAGGTGTTTCATACTGTTGTTCTTTCAGTTGCTACcacagaaaaaacaatattgaaaacaaaacgaaCAGGAGACGATTTTGTCGTGTACACAAAAAGATTTAAACTTTATTGActaaataagaataaaactgGACATTTAAAGCTgacattcaataataataaattcaaatcgAATCGAGAAATTATGAAGATAAAAATCTAGCgtctttcaaaaatgtaaaaatacattatctaaATGTTCGTACCGGAGTTTGAGTTATGACCTCTTACATAAGAAACGGTATAACGGAACTGCATACATTAGATCCATACATTGCATTGCATAGGTACGTACGTGTATGATTGTACCATGGAGatcaaaatgactagcggaggtgccataacggaaaatagCCTGAGAAATGCGGGTGAACGGgcaggaacgttactgttttcgtcCTTATACggcttctttggacccgaccgaCTGTAATTGCAAAAATCACTGAAAGAGGTCTCAAacaacccgaacgcctcgttagttcattcCTAACTGATAGTTTTGGTCAAGTCCACCATATGAATTTGACGTAAAAGAAGGAGCCTGACCTACCAgcattacggcatctccgctcatcttcccTTACTCCGCAAGCTATACATTGCATAGGTAGATACATATAGATAGGTACACTGGTACATGTATGGTCGTACGATCCATACATTATCTGCTGAAGTAAATTGTAAAACATTTCATGTGTGAACCGAGCCGACGTGATATACGAGTGTAGGCGATGCTTGCGTTTCCACGCACATTACATGGTGTGGAAATACACTGTTTACATCAAAATACTTTGTTTATTGGTTGATACATAAAGCTTTGGAGATAAGACTCTCATATGGGAAACATAGGAGTGACACATTATTCGATTTGCGAAGAAATATGATCCTTTCTATTTAATTGCATAAAACcatgtttttttctgtaaaacaaTCTGAATAGGTCATGGGGAGTGGGGAATGATTGGGGTCATGGTATTGAGAGCTAAAGCTTAGCCTTAGTAAGTATGAAAAAAACCCACACTTTCTTTGGAAACCAATGGAAGAGGTCTGTcatcagcagtggacgtcctatagtTAAGATGATGAGCATATATTGTTCCAGAAACGACCCTTCTTTTAAACATgataaaagaataaaagaaataagcACGTAAGTACTTTTCTTACCCTAATGTAGCTCGGCTAATAAATTCCACTAACATTTGAAACAAGTTCAACAGCAGTTGCCCTCACATCAACTCGGCACTTTATCCGAGGCCTGAGACTTCAGGGTGCCGTAAGGAAGTCacgtaaaaaattaaataaaacttcgcTCCACTGAATATTAGTACGTGCAGAAAAAGATTACTCCAAACTTCGTTCGGAGCATCTTTATTTGCGTCACTTTTTTATTACTTGCTTTTGAAAgaaagtttttctttcattccCATCTTTTCTTTTGTCTGTTACGTTTTGttactaagtaggtaggtatgttagtTGTAATATTATTCAGTTTTGCAGTCAAcaacctttttttgttttttaaataatgagatGCAGTTGTAACTATGggtgcttatttttttaatgacatttcCGTACTTACTTTTTTACTGAAGACAGCTAAGAGTTATTACTGCACTGCCTGACTGCATGTTTCCAACATTATGCAaagatttaggtacctaccattcTTTCAAGTACTAGGTGCTTAGATTTTTATTCGTTAGGAAAGTTACAAAGATGAAGCAActtacagttatcggcacggatatcgagccatgaccttcacctacgcagaagcgatttactgccttattgccttatgcgtacgggtgcgcaaagcgatccccactcttccgccgagagcccaatatccgtgccggtatctgtaCGTTTTAAATTTCTACAAAAACGATTTAAGGTgggtataataaaattaaaatacataacggATAATGTGTAAAGATGCGGATAAGTAATTAGTTTGCCTGTCATACCCCTGTCACAATATTTGGACGAGAGCCCGGAAAGCAACAAATTCAGTGCGAGTTGCCGTGATGAATGGACGCACACTTTATTAGTGAATGAGGTTTAATAGCGCTAACGGGCATAATAGACTATAAAGTTAATCGATTGTTCAATTATGTAGcaaataattgtaattgtaCTTGCTCATTGAATTGTATAGGtaacgatttattttttatacctaaatacccacatacaaaacaattaatattaggtaattttACTCGACGTAAATATTAGCTTTGTAGTATGGCACTTACTAAAGTTCAGTCAGAGTACCT encodes:
- the LOC110384260 gene encoding acyl-coenzyme A thioesterase 13, which translates into the protein MAASGRASRLLKAMDRLATKTTFDHGTVLSKVKLQSGENGTFQGTFTVDKTMCNMAGSLHGGYIASVIDVLSFYTQLSNTGSKLSWTTGMNVNYVGTAFDGDNVKVETKTLKVGSSSVVETFFHNEKGNLLAKGTTTFLAGPDKYQKLIKLLLDFDVSEN
- the LOC126056963 gene encoding uncharacterized protein LOC126056963: MVLTRSRANSPGQRSDSAPAGADAAQSGHVTPPATQQPVSPSVHEAPTQLFSPSSTSTITMTDFHLQQLIAALRVPTPPATANAMGVHNNNANFAKCTARFDGAQNSDVVAFIDAIEIYKECVSIEDNIALRGLPMLLTGLAGTWWQGVKHSVTSWTEAVNILRQTFGPRLPPHRIYRELFRVEQYNEKTDVFVCKARALIAQLPANTLPENPVQLDMVYGLLHRRIREKVSRQSFSSFSELLEKARAVEDLLEEGHKTTTQGRPVVIPAPTAPKSVETARSPPMSSSTPTSSSSSDNTTTKHRPRCGYCKKFGHDKESCKKIQMKNSTPPGPTVETGPKQAAPVVCFGCGAPGVIRSNCGTCKRGDDSSTTTPFQSISAVGTAPIDARARPIVDVKICGCSGRVIVDTGAQLSIASDRLRKVLVAKNVNLVNTSLDCKLANGSVCKKKVETVSVDVELQGVVIRTMFVVLPGATDSLRHEFHPRRWDGT